Part of the Candidatus Thiothrix putei genome, GCCGCAATTCCAACACCATTAGCAGCTTGCATGGTTGTTAGCATCTCATCCAGCAAGGTTTGGATGGCATGAACCTGTATGTCGACCACTTCTTGTGCACGTTGATGCAGGATAGGAGCGTCATGAGTGGCGATGGCAAGGGTGCGTGTTTCGAGCATAAGCGTCTGTCTGGTGATGATAGCGATGCCACGATACTTTAACACGATAGTGGTATAATGCATCGCTTCACCATTGCCGAGAACTGATGGATGCTACCGAATAATGACAATAATGCGGGGTTGTTGCCCAGCCCGATTCCACGACAGCCGCGAGTGCGTTGGGAGCATGTGTTACCCATGCTCAGTCGCTTGTTGGTGTGGGGAATCATCTTTGGTTTGCTGACGTTGCTTAGTTCTTTTTTTGCTCTGATTTTTCTGACATTTGTGTTTGCTTATCTACAATCAGGCATTGTGGATGTATTGACCCGGCGGATGCGTTGGCTACGTGTGCCTATGGTTGTGTTGGTGGGTTCTTTGTTTCTCGGTGCCATTATCACGGTTAGCTTGTTTCTTGCTCCGCAGGTCTATCAACAGGCAACTGGCTTTGCGAAAAGTTTTTTCGGGTATATGGAGCGCATTGATACCGAGGTATTGGACTTGGCTGAGCGTTACCCCTTATTGCAAGAGGCTATCCCGGAACTAAGGCGTTTACCTGCACAGCAGTCTACATCGACATCTCCAGAATGGGCTGTACCTGTACAGAATGGCTCAGTCGTCACTAATAGTGTAGAACCGCCAGTGCAACGGGCATTTCGGGACTCACCAACGGGGTTGTTAATCGGTTTGCTGACTGGAAAAGAGAAGTCCGTTGATGGTCGCGAAGCGGTCAAGGTAGCACTGGATCAGTTAACCAATGTGAGTCGTCAGGCATTAGCTCTTTTGACGACTTTTTTACTGGCTTTGCTGTTTGCATTCCTGATTGTGTTGGATTTGCCGCATCTGGCTGCCAGTGTGCGTGACTTGGAAAACACCCGTTTGCGTTTCATTTACGTGGAGGTGGCTGACAATATTTACCAATTTGGTAAGGTGTTAGGACACGCGATGCAGGCACAGTTTTACATTGCGTGTGTGAATACGCTATTGACGGCGATTGGGTTGCATGTGTTGGGAATGGGAGAACACATGGCGTTCCTTTCCGTGTTGGTGTTTTTGTTTAGCTTTGTGCCAGTAGCTGGTGTGTTCATTAGCTCGATTCCGATTTGTTTGATTGCATTAAATACGGGAGGACTGAATTTGATGCTATTGAGCGTGGCGATGATTACGATCATTCATTTGGTGGAGGGTTACATCCTCAATCCACTGATTTACGGGGCGCGGTTGCGGGTGAATCCGGTGATCGTGCTGATTATTCTGACGGTGGGCGGCAAGTTGTTCCATATTTGGGGGTTGATTTTAGGTTTGCCGGTCTGCATCTACTTGTTTGGTCATGCTATTCGTTACCGGGATCGCTGATGGTCGATTGCTATCAGGTGGGTAGTGACGGTGGCATCCAGTCGAATCAGAATGCTCTGAAACTGGTATTGCTCTTCCTTGAATTGTGTACATAAAGCTGCTGATTCCGCTAGTTGCTGGATAGATAATGCCCGGTCAGCTCTGTTGCTATCCAGCCAGCTTTCTGCCACTTGCCTGTCTTGAATATCGCCTAGTAGGTCATGCCAGTGCTTCAGTCCGGCATTTGCATCCGTTGGAATAGCGCCGATATGCCGCAAAGTATTGACCAGATAGCGCAGGTTTTTGACGGCTATCCTCAAGCGGTGAAGTGTGGCGGGTTCATCTTGCTTGACGGCAGCAAGGCGAGCTTGAACTTTTCCCAGTGTTTTCCACCATAGCGCTAAGGCTGTCACCGTAAAATAGCCAGGATGGTTCTCACAATGCTGAAAAAAATGTTCGAGTGAAGCTGCTAGACGTTTTCTGAAAGCCTTATCGGCAATTTTGGGGCGCAGAACTCCCCATGCCCATAATTCTGCTTGGATGCCCGCTTCCAGTTCCCGGTTTAATTCCGGGTTTTTACCTAGCCGCTCCTGCATGACTTGCAGGTCACGTAACTGGTTTAGGGCTTTCAGCCAGCGGCTCATCGGCTTGCGCCATTTTCTGGTCTTGCTAGTGGCACGTAGTAACGGCTCTACAGCCAACACGCTACGGGATGCAATACGGAAATCGTGAATGGTATCAGGGGAATCATCCACCCTCACTTGTGCCGCAAGTTGCAGGTAGTTATCGATGCGTTCCTGTAAGGCGTTGATAGTGAAAGCGTCCATATTTGTATCGTGAGTGTCAGACACAAGCCGTTTTTCCTAATTCAGGTCAAGGTTTTCTAATCTTACCGGCTTGATGCCCGCTTGTATTGACCAATGTCAAGCGTCTATCATCGAAAGTATTCACAATGGTACATATGGCAATCTAGAAGATAAGTGAAAATTATGTTGGTACTAGGTATTGGTAATAGTTTATTGCGAGATGAAGGCATTGGCATTCATGTGCTTAACTTTATGCGGAAGTTTTTT contains:
- a CDS encoding AI-2E family transporter gives rise to the protein MLPNNDNNAGLLPSPIPRQPRVRWEHVLPMLSRLLVWGIIFGLLTLLSSFFALIFLTFVFAYLQSGIVDVLTRRMRWLRVPMVVLVGSLFLGAIITVSLFLAPQVYQQATGFAKSFFGYMERIDTEVLDLAERYPLLQEAIPELRRLPAQQSTSTSPEWAVPVQNGSVVTNSVEPPVQRAFRDSPTGLLIGLLTGKEKSVDGREAVKVALDQLTNVSRQALALLTTFLLALLFAFLIVLDLPHLAASVRDLENTRLRFIYVEVADNIYQFGKVLGHAMQAQFYIACVNTLLTAIGLHVLGMGEHMAFLSVLVFLFSFVPVAGVFISSIPICLIALNTGGLNLMLLSVAMITIIHLVEGYILNPLIYGARLRVNPVIVLIILTVGGKLFHIWGLILGLPVCIYLFGHAIRYRDR
- a CDS encoding CHAD domain-containing protein, with the protein product MSDTHDTNMDAFTINALQERIDNYLQLAAQVRVDDSPDTIHDFRIASRSVLAVEPLLRATSKTRKWRKPMSRWLKALNQLRDLQVMQERLGKNPELNRELEAGIQAELWAWGVLRPKIADKAFRKRLAASLEHFFQHCENHPGYFTVTALALWWKTLGKVQARLAAVKQDEPATLHRLRIAVKNLRYLVNTLRHIGAIPTDANAGLKHWHDLLGDIQDRQVAESWLDSNRADRALSIQQLAESAALCTQFKEEQYQFQSILIRLDATVTTHLIAIDHQRSR